The nucleotide window TACAAAAAAAGGAATCTGTCTATTCAAAGTACATCTATACAAGGATCTATCTTTTCCGTAAACTGAAGTCCGAGAGAATGACTGAAGTACAGTGTCTTGATTAAGGTAGAAGGCAGTTACCACCTTAGACAAGAAGGAAGTTTTAGCCATCAGCATCAATGTTTTAACACCCCCAGATAAAAGGCCAAAGGGAAAGGGCAATAACTAGTTTTTAGGGGCTCCACTGCTAACTGTAGGAAACATAGGTTTACTAGAAAAATTAGAACATGTAGGTACAGTATGTCTCCTTGATGTCCACAGAACCTGGAAGTTTCCTTAGTGAAGCAAGGTTATAACAGATCTGGTGGCTTCCTTATGTAATTTTCAAACTTGAAGGACGACATTTAGTAATTTGATGTTTAACATTGGACGGATGGGTTTGGGAACAGTGAATAGGTTAAAGTAAAACCCCAATATTATTCTGCTGCAAAGCCAATGACACCCTGGTTCAAAGAACCCTGGTGAAAGCATAGAATTAAATTCTAGCAGTTTTTTACCAGCTCTCACACCCACAAACCCAAGATGCAATCTGCCCTTTTTGAAAGGATTTGGATGACTTTGAAGTACAGAGCTAGAATGTGGATGAAGTAACAGATAAAGTAGGAAACTAAAAAGGGAGGGGTAATATTTGGTAGTCTGTTCCCTGGGCTTCTTTAGCTGGAGAGGATGGGCGCTCTTGCCTTCAGTAGCATCATTGATGATATCGTCTTGGCCGGTCCGAGGAAAATGCTTTCCTATAAAGACCATGCCAAGGAAGAGGGATGTAGTTTCCACAGACCAACATTTTGGTGCTATATTGCAGTAAAGGAATTGGGGAGTGCAAACAACACtgatagtagttttttttatttcacatccTTAACACCTTCTGCATGGGTTACTAGACGCAAAATTTACTGGAAAATGGACAATACCATGCACTGTGGCAAATTTTTTACCTGAATGGGGTCTGAAGAGTGCCACAAACTGATCCCAGTGTTTAAAGGTCAGTTTGAGATATTCAACAAAAACACTTGTACAGCAGTGTTTGTTGACAATGGCCACTCGGATAGCTGTTATTAGAGAGACCATCTCTCAAAGAAATCCATCCTCCTAGCAACAAAAACCTGAGGCAGGCTACTAGGCAGAGGGGTTAACTGGGGTGGGCTACAGTTCTTTTATATGTCAGTGCCCACTATTCCTGCAAGCATACCCTCAAGGTTAAAGATTTCTGTATCCCTAACtggataaatacatttcataacaTATATCAGACTAGAAATATAATTGTACAAGGGCAGCTACAAATCAGCATTAATGTGCAAGCTAAGAGATTATCACtacatatttaaagtatttttagaaatatattttgtaattgcttAGTCAAAATGTGTAATTGCTTAGTCAAAATGTGCTgtagttttttttggaattttggaagCCTTGGCACATCTAGTGCTGGTCCTTTCCGCTATTTTACGCAGTTTTTCACTCgcttttacttcctgtctgcatACCTATAGTAGAGACAGGATTCAGGTCTACATAGACAGACCATGTCCTGTTAGTATGACTTTAGCACTAGGAacagtttattttatagaaaCACCCCCACAAGATTTAGTGACATGAGCACATTGGAAAAGCCCTGCGTATGCTTATCTATATTCTGCTTGAGCTGCTTTCTTATTATGAGCTGTGCAATATAACTATACACACATGCAGAATGTTGTAAACCTTATTGTAAGAGGATCTAGAACAATGTTGTAAACCTTTCTATTTTCTTAAAttgttacacaaaaatattttgtgctgtgaaaaatatggtatatgtgaaaaataaaaattgtacaacCTCCGCCTGTGTGCATTAGCATGTCAAGGTTTTATTCATTTCAGTGGCATCCTGGTGTATTAAGGCAACTCATATCCcttacagtgctgcacaatacaCTGGgcagtgatttattaaagctttcccaagactgaagaagatagactatcaagggaaaacttggatgatccagcaaacctggaatggatttccaagaAACCAGAGATAATTTTCAGGTCATGACAACACCATTTTCTCAACATTGCAGAATGACACCACAGGTTAGAGTTTTAAAAACAGGGCCTCGGGTCTCATGGTCATTGGGTATACACAAATGTACCAATACGAACATTGGATGTGTACAGTTCCAGGAAAACACACACTGGACTTGATAACAGATTTGGATTTTTGTCGTAGGACAAAATCTTAAGGTAGACTTGAAGCTCCAATCCAGACTTCTTTTTGGTGCAGAGTACTAAAGAACCTCTTTTATTCTGTTGTCTGTGTGGCTATTGGTTTGACTTCCTATTATTTCATATTGGAACATAAGGTGATAGAAAACCTATAAAGTttgcaaccattttttttccttttaaagaaaattaaggcTGGGTATagacattcaataattgtcattggaaaggatcttttgtgatcctttccaacgaccaaagactgaacgagccctgtacatacagctccattctgctctatggagaggggagaatgacaagAGTGGCACCCGCTGCGctcttttcccttcacttctattacaatcattagtggatctgccaggactaATTCAtgaacaatgagcactgtacacacaccagattctcaccaGAAATATCTTCTCTTTCAAAAGTATCAAATTTTTGATATCAAATGTTTCtttactgaccccccccccccccccacctgttGACATTAGTAATTTAGGCTTCCAGTAGCAATATTTGGCATTTTTGTAGCAAGGAAATGTACCCCATTTCCTAAGTGGGAATATTCAGCAGTCATACatacccttttattattattttagttattattgaTTATACAAGTACTTCTAGatcagaatttacatttttaaccagaataaataaattacacaaataaacTCTAATAATACAATGACACTTTTTATGtacttatatattatagtattctGTGTGTCACATTAAGAATGTCCCCTTCCATTTACAACATTAAATTAGGACTTACGAAACAGTCATTATAGAAATAAGGCAATGTTCATGCAGAATTTACATAGAATGTACTTTTAtgatgcaaaccccccccccacacacacagattttatgacaaatttacaaaacatattagaGATTGATCTGTCACATTCCTAATACTCCCCTATTCAAACATCGCTGTATACACATTTCTGCACACAGGAGGTAAATCATTCTGAATATTGGTAAGGTGCTTGCAGAATACATTGAATGTAGTATTGTATTGGATTTTGGTTGGTCAAAATAGGAAATGTAACAATTTGGATGGTTTATTGTAGAAGTAATCACAGCAATTTTTCCAGGCACAAGGTTGTATTATCTGGCTGATTATCATGAAACCTTACAATACATGACAGCATCTCTGTGGAACAAAGCTGAACAATAAGCTTCTAACTGCGTGGGAGGTTTTCTAAGCGCTTCTCAGCCGgggtgggaggaaaaaaaatctctgctttttcctcttttatactttataaatgggatttttttttctaatgtgacAGATCAGACAATTTTTAATTCTAAACCATACTTACAAttcacttaaaatatatttacaaatggtaAAAGGAGCACTCCGAGAGGACGGAGAGtgataaaagaatattttcctacaaaataaaagaagttcattgtCCACATACAGAATATGTTCAGGCTCATACGCCACTGGGTTGATGAAAAAGCAATGGCTATGAACGCAGTGTTTATTGTACAAGGTTATCAAGCTAAAAGGGTACGgacttgtttttgcttttttttccccaaccaaGTGAACCTTTACTATTACTCTAACAGAATCTAAACTAGAACCCACATCCTTATGTACTTACATATGTTTTCGCAACAGCCGTGTCCATTcgatttttacattcatactgACAGGGCTcacacaatgggccagatttattaaaactctccatggctggagaggatacaccttcatcagtgaagctgggtgatccaggaaacctggaatggatttcttcaatgtcatttgctagcaaatgtttttgaatcctggactagatatattcaaggtttgctggattacccagcttcgctcatgaaaatgtatcctttccagccttggagagccttcataaatcaggcccaatatttgtGACTTTGCCAACACTAAGGACACCAGGGGCATTGCCCCATATCTATGGTCTGTGCGCCGGGGGAGCAGCCAGCGCTAATAAAGTTTTCAGCCCCAAAGATAAAAACACTGGAGGTGACCACTGCTGACATGGAGAGTTAAATAGGCATTTAGGTACTAGGAGAATTCTAGGAATATGCTGGGGGGCTaggtagcatttttttaaattaattagttTACCTTTAAGGAATCAAAAATGCCAATAAACAGGGTCAGGACACACTAGGCACCCAGTGAGTAGAAAAGCTTCTAAATTATACTTCTAGCTCCTAGTGTTTACTTAAACTCTTTAAATCATGCCTTGTGTAAGAATGATTGCTCCATTTTGGCAATTTAGGATtcagtttatagaaaaaaaaatgtatctgcattCAGAATTTCTTAAGAACACTTAAAAGAGCTGcaagaggagagaaaaagaacacacagacaacttaagaaacattttaatatttaacccTTGCTGAGCTCTCTTTCTCATGCTCGGGTCCTTGCTGTGCTATTGAATAAAAgtgcttttttcccccttttttgcactgctatataaatatgataataaaagTCCCTAAGATGTTCTGAGTACGTACAAATTATTTGTATGGACCCATAAATGGTTGGATTGCAATAAGGGATGGCATGAGTTAAGGTGTATGCTCCAGACAAACATTAAATCTGCAAAAGCTAACGAGCTAAAAAGAGAGGCAAAGTGgcttttggacttttggagtagATTAGTACAGCGATCAACACAACCATACATACTGCACAGTATGACATGCAAGCTGACCCACATTCATGCAGGACCTTAATAATACACCTAGTGTAGTTCTGTAGTGTAAACCAGATTGACTGTTCTGAATTGCCCAAGATAGTTCTTTTAGCTAGATTTCAAGTAAGGCCCAAACAcagcataaaaacacaatacacaaacCCCAAGAGGAGATTGTAAAACTGCCCAGCTCATTAAAATGGATTATAAAAAACACTGCAGGACTGCATAGGATTAAAATTAATCTACAGAAATAAAATCAGTATGCAGAAAATTTGTAGCAGCACAGAAACATACAAATATTGCAGCAATTAGCGGCTCAGTACCTACAGGTCGATGACTTAAAGACCACATCAATATGAAAACAGTAAGGCACAATACCAATAGACAAGCTAGTGTCCTAGCTTATGAGTTTGGCCGGGTAGTCCAGGATAAGGCACATGGAGGTATAAAAACACTTATATGATGTCCCTATAACAGAGACAGTAGTAGACATATTGCACTAGAATTCATGGCTATATTCAATTCACTGGTAAACACCAAGTGGGTGACGGGTGACACAAGCGGCTGCTGCAAGCTCCTTGCAGAACTCTTCCAGGACTACAACTCCGCGACACAGAGTCTCATGGCCCAGTCTGAAAAGGAAACAGTAAAACTCATTACACTGGAAGGCTATTCAATTATTCTGATTATACTTGCAGGGTTCTGAAAACTAATATTTGCAGAATGAACTCACTTCAATCATAACATCTACCTTAAAGCATCATGACACGATGATGTCTGGATTAAAGTGACTGGGTTGGCCGTGAGGGTATAAATCCTAATGTATGTTTCTCACACTATCTGTACAAAGAAGGCTCTTGTatagaatttaaataaataagcattCATATTATAAGGTTATGGTTGAGTAGAAATAGTATTTAGATATGGTATAGAGTAGAGATATCCAGACAAACTACACTATGATTTAGAAGCTGTAGAGCTCTGTTGTGTTGCAGTCAACACTAAGCTGAATAGCACCCGAGAtgaaattaggaaaatgtatttttccccaattaaaaaaaaaaaaaaaaaaattacatgcaatatataaatgttcccattttttttacataaactaagGTATAGCTATGGTCTGCCTACTTTAATTTACATCATCACTAAGTGACTATACAGGATTCCAGGATCTTGTGACAGAACCAGTACCCAGGAAATACTCTCATGATcgagaacataaaaataatatttaataaatttgacaGCCATTatagtttacagtttttttttttgttgtattctaGGGCACCTGTGTTTTTCATACACGATTGTCCTTAGCCTTGATTTATAGCAGCAATAAAGGAGATAAGAAGGTGAGTGCCCTGGAATATTTTCACTTGCAACTTAGCTGAGTACAGTCACTGCATGGAGAATGTCAGAAAACAATTTTATGATTTAGAAATCTGATGTCCACAATTACTATATTCTATCTTGTGTCAATCGTAATCAGAATTGTAGTTCATAGGTTTATCTTTTCTGATCCTTTTACATCACAAAATAACACTAACCACCAAAAACACAACCTTTggcaaataaactttttttacttacataaagcCATTCTTATGCAAAGTTCCACCTGGAACTCTTTCTTTCTGTGTTGTGGGGTCCTTCTTCAGATATCCACATACGGTCTGCTTTGGGTAGACATTTCCTATAGCTTGTACATGCCACATAGGGAGTGATGTGGATATTTGATAAAGGACCCCTACTTGAAAAAGATGGTCTTTACCACTAAACAACTGTTAACTTAAAGGAAATGTAGGGGACCAGCCAGAGCAGGTACTCTGTGGTCCTTTGTTGATGGTTCCCCACACCCAGCAGAATTCCCAAAGGAACTTTAAAAGTACCTCAgtaaaatattaatgataatgcTGTTTGACAGAAAGGATAAGGGGCTGAAAGCCAACCACAGCTCTAAAACAggataaaatagttttataactTCCAAAACCCACTTTTCCACTTCCAGTCTCATCTTCATTACCCTGTGTGTTTCCCACCTTCCAGCAATTGTTCTGTACAAAATTACAGTTCAACATTTTGCTAAACCTTTGTGTAATCTGCGAACATTAGTATGAGCCATTATAAGTGGCTCCCACGCCACCTGTTGGATGTTTAATTGTCTAAGTATTACAGAGAATGCTATATCTTTTCTGTCAAACAGAATCGTACCAGTATATCCCAAAGGAAACAGATTCTTGCTGCCCACAgccaccagatttttttttttgacaattgcaAACAGACCAGTTGCTGTGGGGAACCGTTTTTCCTTGGGTTCcagaatgtattatgtacatgaGAAATGTACTTACAGTGCCTCTGGGGTTTCCCCCAGTAGTTGTCGTCTTACAAGGCGTAACGTCTCTTGAAAATTTGACACTCGAGGAGAGCGCTGAGCAAGATCTGCAACCACCTGCAACATCACCAATTGTTAGCTATGAGGGGGTCAGTAACTCTAATAGTGCAGCATCCATAATTACAATATCTTAACACTTCAGGGGAATTCCAGGTTACAGCATAGTCCTTTCCAATAATGACAAAACTCAATATATGATACATTAAGGTGCTTACAGATGGAGAATAGTCATATATTGCCAGTTTTGGATGGGCTGGTTAACAATGGTCCTGTTTTTCAGTAGCTAAAGGCAGTTGTGTTGTTGTCAATAAACCAAGCAAATTGGTTGACTGGATTTTATATCAATGAAACTTTATAATTTGGTGACCCAAAACAAGCATACAGATCACAAGTCCTGACTTCATTTTCAGGTTTCAATAACGCCTCCATATTTAGACTAAAtggacccaatttattaaagctttccaaggctggagaggatacacttgatAAAGTGAAgctaggggatccagcaaacctggaattaatttctttaaagtaatttgctagcaaatgttttgaatcttggaccagatccatttcaggtttgctttaataaaccaggccctgtGGCTTGTAGACAACAAATGGTATGGTTTGGAAGTTCAGTGTTGATAAACACCTGCAAAGAGCCTTGACCTCAACCACACCATACATATTTGGAATACACTGGAATGCTAATTATGAGACAGGTGTCCTCCACCAACATAAGAATTTGAATGTTCCCACAGATATCCCAAGAATCCCTTTTGAGGTCCGTAAAGATCATACAGGTGTGGTGGCCATGCACTCATAATAtatcaatacagatttttttgattttcaagaaatacaacttaaagaaaaaaaaaaattgtacttgtcATTTAAGGATAAAGTCTTACCCGAACAAGCACAGAAAACAGAGATCTGGCCCCCGGGGCCAGATTAATATAAGGATCTAAAAGATACTCCAGGATGTGCGGGTGAGGAAACAGGGCAATCCGAGTGAGTAAGGAAGTGACTTGTAGATTCATTTCATATGGCTGAAAACAAGGATAGAAAAATAATGGATTATTAACAGtgatttatacaatatttacaccATACAGACAGgcaaataataatgcaaatacaTCACAAgaaattacatatatgtataggTAAGTAAATAGCTGTATGTGGCTTTTAAAGATATAGCCCATGCATCACAATACTTTCATGTAATTCAGTTTAATTTATGAGTCGATAAAAGATGTGGGTTAATATCGGGAAGTAATTGCTGgtcagaaacaataaaataaaatacctgatCCAGGATTCCCCCTAGCCGATCAAACAGGACTTGCAGGAACTGACCCTCATAGAATTCTTCTCCAGAAGGGCCAGTGACAAAGGGCTGTAGTGTTGAAGACCAACTCCAATGTGATGCTAGCTTGCAACAGTCTCGGTGCTGTATAgataagaaaacaaatgttacttgttactgacataaaaaaacataataaactatTCCAAAGTGATTTGGCCAAATGCCGATACCAGGATAAAAGCAGGTTTTTAcacatcttgaaaaaaaaaaaaaaatatatatttattggtgtaTTACTGCAACTGTCTTACCTGGACCAGAGCATCCTGCAGATAACTGTCAAACCCAGAGTCAGAAGACTTCATCTCCTCTGGTACCAGGGaaagaaaactagaaaaagaagtaaaataaatccTAGTAAgttattttcagcatttttactttttttattcttttatattctaCCCACCAATCATTACTCCAACCATTTTTGGTGACTGTTGAGAATACTAACTTAGctttagaccagcctttctcaacctttgtaccatatacagctcacagtatattagcttggtggtcaataggaagaatgtaaACCttgcagataaccaaaaagatcattagtgtcacttaaactgacctaagatgcacaaggaacccctagtaaactctggaagaaccctagttgggaaacactggtttagactgACCATACCTAAACCACATCATTCAGTGTTTACTGAATATTCTGAAAATGCAATGGTCATTGAAATAATAGATAAACAACAGGAACATACTTTGTAACTGCAAAGTATTTAATTACATCATTTTTGACTTCTGTTGACcgcagagaattaaaaaaaaaaatatctctactATGTATAGTCTAACCCTTACACCTACTGTTCCTCCTCACCTTCTCATGCTTTGTTCTGACCCCAGCGACTCTCCCTGATGTCCCTGGCTTCTTCCCATCATCTGTAGACCTGTATCTGGAAGCCCATCTGTGAAATAGGGGTCTTCTTCAAGCTCACTGTAGACATAAATTAAGTTTGCATGTATTAGTAGATTCACTTTACATAATTTAATTACCAAGAGTGTGTACAACAGAGTGAAAGTATGGAAAAGTTATAGTTaagctgaaaaaagaaataagtctatcaagttcaaccactagggaaataaacatatcccatataaaaatctgatagacatagttggtcttaaggaaggcaaaaaaaaaaccctggttgctccaacaggggaaaaattccttcctgattccatgaggcaatcggatgttctctggattaGCTGCTTAGTAGTTGCAGTCTGCAGACTGCAAATGAAATCATTATTGGGTCCTGGgtgcaatgcaagcagatcatATCTGGTGTGAGGGGTCAGAAGAATGCTTCCTGAAAAACATCCCAGCACCTGCCTTTTGTAGAGTTTCCCTAGGTAACTCCCAAATGTTATGAGTCTCCATCATTGAAAGGACTAAAATATAATTAATGAAACAGAGAAAAGGACTATGTGATGCTGGATATCaatcaaccagaaaaaaaagtagttagtGAACTTTTTGTGCAGCCAATTACTCTATGCAAAGTGCACTTCAAGGTTTTTGACCACTACATCCCAACAATGCTGCAAACCGTACTCTGTGCCTTCAAAAACTTCACCATCCTGCACTCGGCTCTCCTCATTTACCCCCGACAGATAACGCCGATTCTCCAGGTTGCGTAGCACCAGGTTGTTCAGGGCAATCTCATCAGATGAAAAGAGTATTTCCTCAAACAGGCGCATTGTGGTAAGACTTATCTGAAGAAACAAATCAAAAAATTGTGCTTTTCAaaactgttatgttttatatattgcagcttaataGTGCTATATAGATGTGCTATCTGCATTAATTTGtctggatttttttcttgtactgCACATGGTGAACCATCAAATAACACATCTTGCCGAGAATACACTATACACTGATAAAGAGCTGACATATATTTAGCTGCAATAGAGTAGAGCATGCCATTATTCTTTATATGAAACTtctctatatattctatatataagtGTCCGATAGCGATGAAATATCACTTCTCTACTGCAGAACAGCATATATTGCACTCACACTTGCAGCAGTTCATCATGGAGTTTTCCCTGAAGGTAGACTTCTGTTATTGCATTTGCTATTGACACAGCAACCATCTGTGATGAGAAAACATGACAGGGTTAGCTTGATGGCTTTAGACATGGCACAAGGTCTTTAAATAATACAGTGAGCGTCCAAACTATATTTTACCTCATGGGACTCCTGTAATAAAGAATTACAGAACTTTAACCAGCACAGAAACTTCCGCACAGCAGCCATCTCTGGTGGCATGGAGTCAGACTGCTCTTTGCTAACTTCTATCCTGCAAAAGCAGACAGAACAGAATAAGAATCATATAACAGAACATCTAATAATACAATATGAGTAGTAGATCTAAAACCCATATTCTTTCTTAAactaaatttaaagtgaaccgAATACCAGTAACAAAATTGCATTATACATTGCAACCTACCAGTACTTTAATGtggtggctgttttttttttcattttaaacctgTTACCCTTCCAGTAACACACCTTCTATACAAGGGAGACAACATAAACTGTACTTTACAAGGGAGACAACATAAACTGTactatatctatggaggagcagcattgccAGCTCAAAGCAGGAAGTGTGTTAAAATTACATTCTCCTCCTACTTTAAAAATACGGGGGAGGGGTGTCCTGTCATTTACCTGGGCCAGAGAAGCTTACAGTCTAGTTTACATGGA belongs to Pyxicephalus adspersus chromosome 2, UCB_Pads_2.0, whole genome shotgun sequence and includes:
- the FHIP2B gene encoding FHF complex subunit HOOK-interacting protein 2B; the protein is MWSRLGAFLQQAVESREPSQDLLQSFVQHWKGVTQYYLETTDESCPARNTDIPWRLRQLLDILVYEEGNALVREDAESEDRSGSAENTGPCMEYFLQHKILETLCTLAKAEYPPGMRQQVLLFFSRLLSNIQHPLLHYIHVHRPVQKLIALGGDTVGVTAHKEELQFLTSVCSKLEKDPSLIIHILEGDNVKRSTSTEENNEPATGSATCKPKQTLFRALIRLSLCQSQKGRLAVKAKEALLGVLHTAQQEGPARIIAHSDLSQQLAGRLCDLHNDIPLSAHPCDIISQEDTDWRIEVSKEQSDSMPPEMAAVRKFLCWLKFCNSLLQESHEMVAVSIANAITEVYLQGKLHDELLQLNISQFFDLFLQISLTTMRLFEEILFSSDEIALNNLVLRNLENRRYLSGVNEESRVQDGEVFEGTDELEEDPYFTDGLPDTGLQMMGRSQGHQGESLGSEQSMRSFLSLVPEEMKSSDSGFDSYLQDALVQHRDCCKLASHWSWSSTLQPFVTGPSGEEFYEGQFLQVLFDRLGGILDQPYEMNLQVTSLLTRIALFPHPHILEYLLDPYINLAPGARSLFSVLVRVVADLAQRSPRVSNFQETLRLVRRQLLGETPEALLGHETLCRGVVVLEEFCKELAAAACVTRHPLGVYQ